Part of the Phycisphaerales bacterium genome, AGAGCCAGCCCTCGGGGAGGGCGATGCGGCCGGCCCCGACACCGGCACCAGGAGCAGCACCGGATCATGGCCCCCGCTACCCCACGACTCGTCCTGCGGCCGCATGGCTGGCAGGGACGGACGCACACGCTCGACGGCCGCGAGGTGACGATCGGTCGGCACCCGTCGAACACGGTTCGCCTAGCCGACGAGAAGGCCAGCCGGCATCATTGTGCGGTGCGATCGGACGTGACGGGCCGCTACCTGGTCGTTGACCTGGACTCTCGGAACGGCACGCGCGTGAACGAGGTGAAGGTGCAGCAGACCTACCTCGACGAGGGCGACGTCATCCGCGTGGGCGGGCACGAGTTCCTGGTCGAACTGGTCGAAGGCAGCGACGACGAGGAGGCCGACGGCGGCGACTCGTCGACGGCGACCGCGCTGCGGACGGGGCGCAAGAAGAAGGGATCGACGGCATCGGCGACGAGGTCGTCGTGGGCCAAGGAGATCCGCCGGACGATCGAGAGCCTGCCACCCGCGGGCGGGATGGTCGAGGACCTGACGATCCTGAACGCGTCGGGCGAGCGCTCGGGCGCGCTGCTGGGCGAGAGCCCCGGGCCGGTGGCGGTGCGGCTGCTGCTGGCCAGCGCCGACAAGAGCCGGGCGACGGACATCCACCTCGAGCCTCGGGGCGAGACGTACCAGGCCCGGCTGCGTGTGGACGGGCAGATGGTGCCGCTGGCCGAGCTGCCCAGCAGCGCGGGCAATCTGGCGTGCAACCTGATCAAGACCGCGTGCGAGCTCGAAGTGTCGGGCAAGCAGGCCGTGCACGACGGGACGATGTCGGCGATGTTCGGCGGCGACGGGGAGGGCGGCAGCGACCGCCGCGTGGAATATCGCGTGAGCTTTACGCCCGCCGTTGGCGGGCAGAAGCTGGTGATGCGCGTGCTGGACGGGCGGGGCGTGCCGCACTCGATCGATAGCCTGGGGCTCGCGCCGTACATGCATCCGCGCATCCGCAAGGTCGTGGGCAAGGACGCCGGCATGCTGCTCGTGTGCGG contains:
- a CDS encoding ATPase, T2SS/T4P/T4SS family yields the protein MAPATPRLVLRPHGWQGRTHTLDGREVTIGRHPSNTVRLADEKASRHHCAVRSDVTGRYLVVDLDSRNGTRVNEVKVQQTYLDEGDVIRVGGHEFLVELVEGSDDEEADGGDSSTATALRTGRKKKGSTASATRSSWAKEIRRTIESLPPAGGMVEDLTILNASGERSGALLGESPGPVAVRLLLASADKSRATDIHLEPRGETYQARLRVDGQMVPLAELPSSAGNLACNLIKTACELEVSGKQAVHDGTMSAMFGGDGEGGSDRRVEYRVSFTPAVGGQKLVMRVLDGRGVPHSIDSLGLAPYMHPRIRKVVGKDAGMLLVCGPTGSGKTTTLHNCVREIDRERKNVITIEDPVEYKLSGVTQIPVDEKQGLGFSGLLRSVLRQDPDVILVGEIRDEETARTAMQAAMTGHLVFSTVHAKDTVAAIFRLLDLGVEPYLVANALDLVLAQRLVRVLCTSCRHEVPLSPGQASKLGATLSKHSGASSKANHVYTPTGCARCLRTGFVGRRAIFELLEFNDALRDIVLQEPSIQAIKKVIEADLFTTLRSFGLRLAAQGVTSLEEVDQVAGEE